A genomic segment from Aspergillus puulaauensis MK2 DNA, chromosome 1, nearly complete sequence encodes:
- a CDS encoding uncharacterized protein (COG:S;~EggNog:ENOG410PSHR;~TransMembrane:7 (o6-27i39-57o69-89i105-125o131-155i185-206o226-251i)) has product MLTPHQSLSIALIIFYTPSLAPTSFLLHKHSIGKAWGWLYLFVFAILRVAGAALQFASESSDSNGLRRAAATLASIGVMTLLLAMLEIIEDVKSTFASDPIHPRVWTLLHLSQYAAFILSVIYSFTSRDDLSHAAAIIVTCLFACEVLICIVFYIRLRGDAPKHMRIADDDNCTQSPDKTTLLRLALCSTPCLTVRVVYLLLSTFANGPEFQGRDLDGDGDADTPANVYIVAFMQYMMEFIVFVLFLYAGFVIPSLRKARRAEKERERESGNKGLELRGGSGSV; this is encoded by the exons ATGTTGACACCACACCAAAGCCTGTCCATCGCCTTGATAATCTTCTACACCCCCTCCCTCGCCCCGACATCCTTCCTCCTGCACAAACACAGTATCGGCAAAGCATGGGGGTGGCTAtacctcttcgtcttcgcgATCCTGCGAGTCGCCGGCGCAGCTCTACAATTCGCCTCGGAATCCAGCGACAGTAACGGCCTCCGACGGGCCGCCGCAACCCTCGCGTCCATCGGCGTCATGACACTCTTACTTGCGATGCTGGAGATCATCGAGGACGT AAAATCAACATTCGCCTCAGACCCAATCCACCCGCGCGTCTGGACCCTCCTACATCTGTCACAATACGCCGCATTCATCCTCAGCGTCATCTACTCCTTCACCAGTCGCGACGACCTCAGCCACGCCGCTGCTATAATCGTCACTTGTCTCTTCGCCTGCGAAGTTCTGATCTGCATCGTCTTCTATATCCGACTTCGCGGGGACGCACCCAAACACATGAGAATAGCCGACGACGATAACTGCACCCAAAGTCCAGATAAAACAACCCTTCTCCGTCTGGCCCTATGCAGCACGCCATGTCTCACCGTGCGAGTCGTCTACCTCCTCCTATCGACATTCGCGAACGGGCCCGAATTCCAAGGGAGGGATCTTGATGGGGACGGGGACGCGGATACGCCTGCCAATGTCTACATTGTGGCATTCATGCAGTACATGATGGAGTTTATTGTCTTTGTGTTGTTTTTGTACGCGGGCTTTGTTATCCCGTCTTTGCGCAAGGCGAGGCGcgctgagaaggagagggagagggagagtgGGAATAAGGGGCTTGAGTTACGgggtggaagtggaagtgtATAG
- a CDS encoding uncharacterized protein (CAZy:CE4;~COG:G;~EggNog:ENOG410PUNE;~InterPro:IPR002509,IPR011330;~PFAM:PF01522;~go_function: GO:0003824 - catalytic activity [Evidence IEA];~go_function: GO:0016810 - hydrolase activity, acting on carbon-nitrogen (but not peptide) bonds [Evidence IEA];~go_process: GO:0005975 - carbohydrate metabolic process [Evidence IEA]), with protein MSATANRPKPRARIALSFDFDALSAFLGTSDHPDNTLSDYSTGVFSGLVGARRLLHVLKKYNIADKVTWFIPGHTMETFPETVSEIVSSGAEIGLHGYAHEGATQLTPAQERDVLVKCMAVSQNLTGKKVAGYRAPMYQIRESTVSLLREFGFLYDSSLSHHDSQPYFTPADAAPERIDFAQPASSWLRPSAVTTDLHVAPAAGVHPLVEIPTGWNNEDMMAMQYFPHLVNTQGQVDARVVEQRWKDMFLWLWENAEVDCEDGTFIFPILMHPDTSGLLHVIGMVERFVKWLCDWGDKVEFCTFERIARDYLDERSA; from the coding sequence ATGTCCGCTACTGCCAACCGCCCCAAGCCAAGGGCAAGAatcgccctctccttcgacttcgacgccCTATCCGCCTTCCTAGGCACAAGCGACCACCCAGACAACACCCTCTCCGACTACAGCACGGGCGTATTCTCCGGGCTCGTCGGCGCCCGCCGCCTCCTGCACGTCCTGAAGAAATACAACATCGCCGACAAAGTCACCTGGTTCATCCCAGGGCACACAATGGAAACCTTCCCAGAAACCGTATCGGAAATCGTCTCCTCAGGCGCCGAGATCGGATTACACGGGTACGCACACGAAGGCGCGACGCAGCTCACACCAGCCCAAGAACGCGACGTGCTCGTCAAATGCATGGCCGTGTCGCAGAATCTAACAGGCAAGAAAGTCGCCGGGTATCGCGCCCCGATGTACCAGATCCGGGAATCGACCGTCTCGCTGCTCCGCGAGTTCGGGTTCCTGTACGACTCGTCGCTGAGCCACCACGACTCCCAGCCGTATTTCACCCCGGCGGATGCGGCGCCTGAGCGGATTGATTTCGCCCAGCCGGCGAGTTCGTGGTTGCGGCCTTCGGCTGTTACGACGGATCTGCATGTTGCGCCGGCGGCGGGGGTTCATCCGCTTGTTGAGATCCCGACGGGGTGGAATAACGAGGATATGATGGCTATGCAGTATTTTCCGCACCTGGTGAATACGCAGGGGCAGGTAGATGCGCGGGTTGTGGAGCAGCGGTGGAAAGATATGTTTTTGTGGCTGTGGGAGAATGCAGAGGTTGATTGCGAGGATGGCACTTTTATCTTTCCGATCTTAATGCATCCGGATACCAGTGGGCTGCTGCATGTTATTGGGATGGTGGAGCGGTTTGTGAAGTGGCTGTGTGACTGGGGGGATAAGGTCGAGTTTTGTACCTTTGAACGTATTGCACGAGATTATCTGGATGAACGGTCTGCCTAG
- a CDS encoding uncharacterized protein (COG:M;~EggNog:ENOG410PWQD;~InterPro:IPR013087), whose protein sequence is MDMYTSSVFDLTKACQAKFNECTSYSCLQEHEFNLWVTAVGATTDLDTRFQSQPDRLTGLKGMLMMMNNSLGKCMHGAKSRSLVGEGIKAVESSFESLMLLTAPLSRGSRIEQAGRLFEEEGQAEHESFLRSFFPRGSYDNEESTELNSTSMEEHEGQQAGGLSTVQSRLLEIGLRRKSRFLQQHSRGWEESRPLPQGAMAAVPCYPKPPKIEAGLTTFKCPYCRETLPVEVATNATKWKEHVTEDLRPYVCLHEDCKTPFVTYASQYDWKTHLERDHAARHMCPMCQDCGTVYTKMTPLLDHLRFDHGVTCANLIDGIFQYSKVKTIGVRQCPLCHVSGNEWDARFTDHVFDCMHTFALRSLLWAD, encoded by the exons ATGGATATGTACACAAGCTCTGTTTTCGATCTCACTAAAGCATGCCAGGCCAAGTTCAACGAGTGCACAAGCTACTCCTGCCTTCAAGAGCACGAATTTAACCTTTGGGTGACTGCAGTTGGCGCGACGACGGACCTCGATACTCGATTCCAGTCGCAGCCAGACAGACTTACCGGGCTGAAAGGGATGCTTATGATGATGAATAACTCGCTTGGGAAGTGCATGCATGGCGCAAAAAGCAGATCGCTCGTTGGTGAAGGCATCAAGGCTGTGGAATCTAGCTTTGAGAGTCTCATGTTGTTAACGGCGCCCCTCAGCAGGGGTTCGCGGATTGAACAAGCTGGTCGATTattcgaggaagaaggccaggCAGAGCACGAGTCATTTTTGCGGTCCTTCTTTCCGCGCGGGTCGTATGATAATGAGGAGTCCACCGAGCTAAACAGCACGTCAATGGAGGAACATGAGGGACAGCAGGCTGGTGGGTTATCGACCGTCCAATCCCGTCTTTTGGAGATAGGCCTGCGACGGAAAAGTCGCTTTCTGCAGCAACATTCGCggggatgggaagaaagCAGGCCGCTTCCTCAAGGGGCCATGGCGGCTGTGCCTTGCTATCCCAAACCCCCAAAGATCGAAGCGGGATTGACAACATTCAAGTGTCCTTACTGTCGCGAAACATTGCCTGTAGAAGTTGCGACAAATGCGACGAAATGGAA AGAACATGTAACAGAAGATCTTCGACCGTACGTCTGCCTTCACGAAGACTGCAAAACGCCATTTGTGACCTACGCTAGCCAGTACGACTGGAAAACTCATCTCGAGAGGGATCATGCAGCCCGGCACATGTGCCCTATGTGCCAGGACTGTGGTACCGTGTATACAAAGATGACACCCTTGTTGGACCATCTCCGATTTGACCACGGAGTTACATGCGCAAACCTGATAGACGGGATATTCCAATATTCCAAAGTCAAGACTATTGGAGTGCGTCAATGCCCGCTTTGCCATGTTAGTGGGAATGAATGGGATGCTCGGTTCACTGATCACGTCTTTGACTGTATGCACACTTTTGCTCTGCGTTCTCTTCTGTGGGCGGATTAG